The Marasmius oreades isolate 03SP1 chromosome 11, whole genome shotgun sequence genomic sequence TCGACTTCGAGCTTTACGGCAGCTAAGACTTCTGTGCCTCCACTTCCATCCTGAGGATTGCGACCGATTTTCAGGCGCGCACTACCGTTGGCTAAGGGTGCTACACCTGTTTCCAGTGCTATCGAGCGAAAGTCATGTAAAGAACGACCATCCAGTCGATGGGCAGGACTCGCGAGAATTCCGGCTTGAATGTATGATTTTTCTGCTTTCGAGACCGATACCAAGGCCATGGTGCAAAAGGGCAACAAGTTTGGTCACGGTACCGGATACGCGCTTCAATTCATACCATCACCTTCTCAACAGACTTCGGTGTAGATTCCATCATGGTTTATCCCGGTTAATATCATTGGATTCTCTATTATACCGCATTTTCTGAAGTATTTCTTGTGCAGCCAAACAACACACCCGAAATGTCTTTGAGAAGCTCGTCGAGCTCTTACCGGCCAATGAACGCTCCAAAGTGGGTTCTGTATAACATCCCTACTTCGCGCTGATGTCGACTCCTACCTTTAGCCTCAAATTATTCTTGTTGCAGGAGAAGTCACGCCGTTTAGAAACGACACCGATAGAGAGATCGTCTTTCGCCAAGAGTCGAATTTTTACTACTTGACTGGATGCACAGTTCCATCTTCATATTTTCTGGCCGTATACAAAACAGGAACCTCCTTTTCTCAGACACCATCAATGGAGTTGTTTATTCCCGAAGTTTCTCAGGCGGACCTTATGTGGTCGGTTCCACCGCCTTCACTCGAAGCAGCGGCGGAAACCCACGACGTTACCCACATCGATCATCCCCATGCTCTCCCAGAAACTATCAAGACCTCGATAAAGGCATTTCCAGATGCACTATTCCATACGTTACCCCGTGGATCTTCGCTGTTCCCTGTACTTCCATCAGAATATACAGATCTTGTGCTCTCCTCGGAGAACAAAGATTTGGCCATCAGCGACCTGTACCTACTTTCAGCACTTCACCAAACCCGCCTTATTAAGGATGATGAGGAGATCGCGTTGATCAAGCGGGCCAACCAAATTAGTTCTCGGGCTCATGAAACTGTTATGAGGGTGCTCGGTAAAGCCGTGAAAGGCAAGATCGAAAGGGAGGCTGGTGCGGGGGTTGATCGACCTCTCCTTCCTGGAGAGTGGCTTATTGAGAAAGAAGCCGAGGCTGAAGCCATCTTTGTAGCTTCTTGTAGACGAGAGGGGTAAGTCGGAGTTTTCTTCAGATCCATCCGACCTGTAACTGAGCCCTCCATAGTGTCGTCCATCAAGCATATCTTCCCATAGTAGCAGCCGCAAATCGAGCCTCAACCTTGCATTATTGTTGCAATGACCGTGAATTTGCCTGGGGACCCATCGCTCCAAACGACCACAAGAACAGAAACGACTTTGCCCATGGCGGCGAGAAGAAACTATCACCACAAGTCTTACTCATCGATGCCGGCTGCGAGTGGAATTGCTATGCTTCTGATATCACCCGGACAATGCCTGTCGGTAATGGAGGCAAGTTCAATCCAGAGGCCAAGGCGATTTATGAGCTTGTTTTGGAAATGCAACATGTAAGCTCACTCCCTTTTATGTTCGGGATCTCTTCTGATTGTTCTGGTCTACCGTAGCATGCGTTCGACATCATACGTCCGGGCATTCATTGGGATGCGGTACAGCTTCTGTGTCATCGAATACTCGTTAAGGGCTTTCAGCGACTAGGAATCTTCAAATCCGACGATACCTCTTCAACTGATCCAACAAGTGCTACCCGAGAACATGACGAGGAGAATATCCTCGCATCTGGTATCAGCTCTGCATTCTTTCCCCATGGTCTCGGGCACAGCTTGGGGATGGATGTGCACGATGTACCCAGCGCGAGCAAGCCGACCGTCAACGAGACAATTGACAAGGGTGTAAAACTAGGTCACGAGAGCTTCTATACGTATTTAAGGCTGAGATTACCACTACAGAAGGGAATGGTGGTCGTACGTTGTCTTTTTATGGTTTGCCATGAGTGAAGCCTAACCTAAACACTCGGCAGACGGTGGAGCCGGGAATCTACTTTTCACCACACTTGCTTGCACCTGTTCGGGATTCGAAACATATCAATCAAGATGTCTTGAACAAATATGAAAATATGGGAGGTGTCAGAATCGAAGATGTGGTTCTGATTACGGATAATGGATATGAGAACCTGACGACTGTCAGGAGCGATGTAGACTGGGTTGAAGGGGTTTGTTCCGGGGAGCTTTGATTAATTGCTATGCCGAAAGAAATATCTGAAAGTATCAAGTAGGTCTTTGTGCTCATGCTCAAGACTTGATGTTACTAAATCGAGCTTATAGCCTTTGTACTATATACCAGATGTCAATAGAATGCAAAGCCTTTTCCAGTGTTCTCGAGCCGCCGTGTGTGAGGAATGTTAACATTGGTTCCATCCAGTTCATGGTCAATATTTTTACCTGGTCAATACAGTGAGTTATTAATAAGCGTAAGTCGTTACGCACTTGGAGCTCATTTAGTTCAAATTCGGTATTACTTAAGGGTGGCTGAATGCCGTTTCATAATGTCATGTTTTCAAGATCATCGTGTGGACACTGGACGGTTGGGATGGATGATGTCGACAGTTTTGGTGGTACACCGGGTGAACATTCTATGGTGACGGTGAACACACTCAACAACCATGTTGCTGAAATGCATGGCCTACGGAAACGCGGTTGGCACGGTAACTTATCTTAATTCGAATCCACCGATTCCTTTGTTTGTCTTCCCCCTTCTTCTATCGACACAACGATAACTAACCGATGTCCAAGGAGCAACGAGAATCGAGGATCGTGCGAGCTTCTGTCTACGATGCTTTCGTCCAACTTGGTGGACTCAACGAAGACGGGATTGTAAAGCAGTGGATGTTCGGGGAATCAGCGCCACATCTCACAgatcgaagaggaagaaatggcGTGCAGTTTCGGGAGAGGGTGTCGGTAATGCCCATTGAGGAGAGGGTTTACGATGAGCCCGAAGTGGACAATGGTGGAGGGAGTCGAGATGGGTCACACAAGTCGAACTTGTCCTCCAAGTTGACCGCCAAGTTGCGGTCGAGATCGAAGTCCAGAACGCGGAAAGATGGGGAGACTTCTGAAGGACGTGACGGGCGCACAACTCCAACTTCACATCCGAAGCCGCCCAAAGGAAAAAGATTGTTTTCTAGGAAACCCTCCTCTCCGCCTTTACCCGACACTTCCACTCCCGCTGATCCACTCGGGATTGCTCATTCGATGGCGAGCACTGAAACAGTAACAACGGCCGCTTCTCAGGGAATACCTCCACGGAAGTCCCCTTCAAGGGCCTTGAAAGCGTTATTTAGGAGAGATATGTCCCAAGACGATGAGAGCATGAATCATACAGTGGATAGTCAAACAAGGGAACTCGAGGTAGACCCTCGTCGGAAGGGCGAGAAAAGACTATCCTATGCCGTCCCCCTGTCTGCTTTTCAGTCTTTACGGAAGCGTGAACCCCCCAATCTTACCCCCATAGTCACCGTCAATACGGAAAagttcatctctgtttcgcAGTCTCTACCTCCGTCACCTTTCTTGCTCGTTACTCCGGAAGCGTGGAGTGACCGGAAAGAGGACGGTTTACAAACCCCCGCTACACCATACGTTTTATGCTCGCCTGTGGATGAAAGTAAACTCCGTAAGCAGCTGTCAAGCCCCATTCAATCAGCGCTATCACCAGCTATTCCAGTTTCGGTCTCGAAGACTGCACGCGGTAGTTCGGACGACAATGGATTCGTCGGATTCCAATCAACCACCCACCTCGGAAGCGATTTAGACAAAGAGAACGTATCCATTAATGAAGGGCTTTCCAAGGATTCCCATGCCCCCTCGCCATCGCGACCTGATATACCGTTACGGCGAATTTCATCGCTCCGTGCGCGTGAAAACCCATTTCCCATCAGACCCATCAGGCCAGTGCCAGTTTCGCTGACCAGAGATGGAATCAAAGCTCAGAATTTGCGCTATTCGTTGGATGCCCGAGCATCAGCTCTACACATTCACTATAACCGTTATTGGGACAATCATCCCTCGTCCTAAATCGTTCGTGGTCGTTCTTATCCTGTAACCAAATCTTGTGAATATAAAGCGGAACAACGGGAGCAGCCCGTATATAATAGATTCCTGATTCTGACTGCCCAACACACGGGTTGACAAGGAGACAAGGCATTCTGTGCGACCTCCAACCTCATAATACGTACTTAAAGGCCGGGTTGGGGTGCCTTGATGGTCAGTTTCGAAACTGCGGGGTATCACTGGACTAACAGCTGGCTGCCACTTTCCCGCTCCGCTCACCCCTTCCTCTCCCCCGAATTCACAGTATAATGAAATTCTTGTcgaccatatggtttctgtCGAGGGAGCAACCAAGAGGCTCAAAGGATGATGGCCCGAAGCGTAAACTGAGTCCCTCTGTGCTGCATGATCCTGCCCGGCCTGCGGTGAGCTAATCATCGGATTATTGGGAAATTCGATTCTAACTCTCCGCACACATTAAGATCACTGGCGACAGCACGATCTCTGCCTCTCAGTGGTCCCCTGTTTCCGTGACTTTTGAGCAGACTCGGAGGCCGCACGTTTTGGTTAAGCGAAGTAAATCGCTCAAGTCGATCACACGACGCCCGCAATCCCATTCTATCAAACAAGTGAACGGAGTCGCTGAGCATTCCTCTGGAACATCACCGTCAAACGACCGAAAGAAAACATTGCTCAATGTCGCCATTGTTCCCCTTGCGCGGCACAAATCGACAACCAGTGTCCATAAGATGGACGCCTCTCCGACATGTTCTGATGCGAGTAGCCTGTCTAGCCACACAAGTGAGAGACATTCTTTCCCCCTAGTACGACGCAGTGCTAGTCAGGCGAGCACTCGCCACCCCCGTGAATACTTTGACCACAATACACCGCTACCACCGCTCCCCAACTCGACGATCGTTCCCCCAGTACATACTACCTATCCGGGAGCCTTGGCGAAAcctgggaagaagaagaaaccccGTCGTTCTAGGACAGCCGATTCTACCAGTGTTCCTGGTTGTCAGCATCCCCTTCCAACACGCCCAATAATAGCGGATGCGGAAGGTTATTGGGATCATTTAGAACTGTTGGACTTCCCAAAAGGTCGAGGACCTCCAATTTTGTTGCCACGACGGCCCCACCGTTCACCGATTCCTTTTTAATCAATGACAGACTAATGTACTTGTACCTGATGAGCTATGTTTAGTGGCAAGCCACTAGAACCTGGGAATAGCTGGTCTTCAATATAGCCGGTCTTCAATGTATCTCGTCCTTAGCTCGCGAAGCGATCATCCCTTTGATCACTGAAGTACTGAAAGTCCAAGCTACATTATACAGCACTTGTCGCCGGGAATGTCCTATCAGTGGATCAATATTCTCAATTCCAAAAGGGTTAGTATACTACCCAATATAATACATCTTTGAAAGTAGATGTAGAGTAGATAGAATGGTGACTGGGTTTGATATCCACCGTCCTGTGTTAAGGTAACGGAAAGAATGGTATCGTCAGCGGTAAATGTTCGAATATTAATGGTCGTCCCGCCTCGCCTAGTCCGCGACTTCACTAAAAATAAGTGCCAAGGTTTTCTCAGAGCGTGGTTTGACGTTGCACTTGAAGGGCACAGGAAAGCTTTACATTTGATTGATGTGAGTGAGGGCTTCAAGGGGGAAAAGCTCAACTGACCTGATGGTCCCGTTCGTGTTCTCAAGCTCGGGGATAATCGGCTTTCCATCCTCACTCATCACAGGCGTTATGTTGAAAACAGCAAGAGACATAACAATACAAAGCCATACGGACGCTTCTGCAAGATTCAAGCCAGGGCAAATCCGACGACCGAAACCAAAGCAAATTTGTCGAGGATCTTTTTGGACCGGCTTTCCAGGTGTAGAAATAAATCGATCAGGGTTGAATTCGAATGGGTTTGGATAGGTATCTGGATTGTGCGTCATATTCCTGCGGAAggcaacctatcagtaaacagaacaaaaaaaaaccaacgAAATTTCACCATAGGTTTGCGATGATAATGGAGCCTTTCGGGATAAAGTAGCCTGCGATGATACCGTCCTCTATAGCGCGATGAGGGACACCTGGATCCGGTTGTCACCTCCACTGACACCAGGATAAAAGACTAAAAGAAAGTTGAGATTACCTATTGGTGCTATGCTGTGCCATCGGAATGCTTCCGTGACCACTGCGTTTACATATGGCAAACGTTCTCGATCTCCGAATCCAGGTAGTCTGTCGTTTCCAACGACGGCGTCAATTTCTGCCTGAGCCTTTCGTTGAATGTCTACAAACGTAAATCAATCATCGTATGTGAATAGAGTAGATTGTTAAACTAACCGGGATGGCGAATCATGGCCAGGAAGAAAGCATGCTGGGCAGAAACTGTGGTATCAGCGCCCCCTAATGTCGGTTCCCAAGTTGTTATTTGAATTTGGTGAAGTGAAACACGAATTTCCGAACCTCCGTACATAGATGCAGCAGCATGTTTGACCTGGAAGATGTCTTCTTCTGATAACTTGTCCTCGTTCTCCAAAGCTGTTGTGAGAAAAGAGCTGGGTGCCCGCCCCTGGTGCTGTGAAGAAAGACCTATTTATAACATCATCATAAAGGATGTTGCAGGGAGTGGCGAGTCACCATCAGATCTCTAGCATGAGCATAAGGCACCTCCACCATGTCATTGAACGACTGGGCCCACTTGGCAGCAAGAGCATGGAATCCGCCTCCAGGGAAACTTGCAGGTATGTGTCGTAATAACGGGAAgacgtcgaccaggaatgcTCCTGAAAGGCGTATAAGAACAGAAAACAATGCAATCGGTGGAGGAAAAGTAGAACCTGGAGCAGTCGCAGCACTGAAGTTATCATTTGCATGTTCAATCAACTCCACGAACGGGTCGTTCTCCTCCAAGACTTCGATACCGTAAGCGATCTTCATGATAATAGCCCCAGCTGTTCTAGGTTAGGAAAAAAACGTGAATTACATGGCTAACAAGAGAGAGACACGACGGACTTGCGAAGGTGTTGGGGCAGCCCGTCCGGATTTTTGGCAATTTTTTGCAAAAATTTAAGtgtttctgcttcttcaagAGCATTGTATTTTGAGGTTGCCTTTGGGGTGCCGATCATGCGAGATAAGTGTCTTCTGTATGCCCTGAAGCGGTCACCGTAGGGAATAAGTGCAAGGGTTTTCGAATATCCGACAAGCTCGCCTCCCATCTCGAGTCGAGGGCGGTCAGAATAGAGGGAGCCCTTTTCGCCGAGTTCAGCCATGATGTCGGCAGAGTTGATGATGATTATAGGCTGTCCTAGAAGAGTGACAGAGCAGATACCACCTAAGAGTAGTGAGAAGAAGACTCGGGAGAATGAAACGGGAAACATACCGTACTGCCTCCCCCATTTCGCAAATGTTTTCCACTCTTGGCCGTTTGGCATATCGaggacattctacgggaTCCGCCAGGTATAAGGGTAACAAAATCCTTGCTATAATTATTGGAAACAACTCACGCCAACCAGGGGAAGTCCCAAGGGACCAGGGGGAAGGGACTTTCGAGATCTAAAGAACCttgagaggatgacaagagggAACGAGACCAAAAAAAAGATCCAAAGACCGCTGGCCATGACGAGTCTAACGGAGCTGGGAGAAGaagggttgaacgttgaacgttgaaccgcAACTCGTCCTTCCGGCCATGGTCCATACTACACGATCCAGAAGGAGCGAGGGCCACCTGACCGGCCTGACCCACCAATTTATGATTTGATAGCAGTTTAACTTTCCATACCAGACAAATAAATGATGTTAGGACAATTCTCCTGGAGAAACGAACTCGACTTGGTCCATAGGGTACTTTGACTCGCCTTGAACTCGCCTACATGAAGGTCGGTACAGGAATGTGTCTAGGAGTGGCGGTCGAAAGATTTGATGACTTTCTCACGACCAAAGTTCACAAGGCAAATTTGCGGGAAAGCCGAGCAGCCCGAACAAGCCGGCAATGTTCATTTAGAACTCCCAACATCGGCATCATGCATGGCCTGATGTTTCGAGACCAATGCTTGATACGACAGTTGTACGACAGTCGAGTTCAGGCTGTCGACCAACATATCACATACAGCCGCTGCAGCCACTAGTACATGGAGATTGGGCCAGAAGTGATACCAGCCAATGTGCGATACCTCGGTGGCCTCGTTCTGATAAATTACAGGGTGATGGAAGGTATGTTGTTTCCCATGCATGAGCTTCTATTTCTGTCTTGACGTGGTTTTTTTCACGcacattcaaatattcaaggaATCAGCTGGAGTACTAGTACTAGTATCGGTGAAACTGTCATGATAGCTTTCTTCGTTCTTGGTTACCGGGTTAAATTTCATCCAGTGAATGCCGTCGAACCTCTTTCCAGAGTAGTTCCATGCAGAATCAGGTTGATATCGAAGTTTATCCCGTTCCCCATCGATCCTTTCTCGCCCGAGTGCCGTACAGCGAAACCCTCCATTCTTTTCTGACACGCTCGTCGTCAATGGCTGCGCAGCTTGGCGATGCCAAGGTGACCTGGAAGGTTCCAAACCCTTTACAGAATGGTCGCCGACATGAGAATCGTGTTGATAGACAGGAAAACGTGAGGCTTTCGTACGTGACCTGAGCCAGCTTCTCTAAGTATTCTTTGCGCTTTGACCCTTACAGGTCAAACGTCTTGCGGGAATAGATTTCGCTATCGCCATGTGTTCTGGTCGAAGGCTCGTGTTTTTCTACACCTTACTCAATTCATTATCGACCAGGTTCGGTAAAGCGTTAGGCAAAGACTTTTTTTCACGAATTCACCGGTTGTCTATCTCTTCAATACCGCCTCGCTTCGCACAATCCGATATCCGCTCATCGCTCATATCATGCCCATCTCTTCGCACTCTCTATCTCCTTTCAAATTAAATCTTAATGGCTGATAGGAGTTATGAGTTGCAAAAAGGGTCATAAATCTACTGTAGGTTCGATGCTGATCATGAGTCTTATCCCAAGGGCAGGGATTTGACCGTAGCGCGTAGTCGATATAGCTCGTTGTCGTTGCCAGACTTTTTGATTCTTTTTGATTCTCGTTAAATGTTGTCGTCGCCGCCAACGTCATATCCAATAAGTCTAATGGCGGACCATTCGTAATTTTAAAAGCGTACTACCGATATGTCTCCGTGACCGTATGAAACGCCCGCCTCGCCTAGTTGGCGATCTCACTAGATATAAGTGCCATAGCTTTCTCAGAGCGGGGTTTAACGTTATACTTGAAGGGTACAGGATGACTATGGGTTTTGACATGAGTGAGGTCTTCAGGCtgaaaaaataaataaatctTAAGCTAACCTGATTGTCCCATTTGTATTCTCAAGCTCGGGGATGATCGGCTTTCCATCCTCACCCATTACAGGCTTTATGTCTAGAACAGCCAGGGACATAACGATACAAAGCCACACAGACGCTTCTGCGAGATTCAAACCAGGGCATATCCGACGACCGAACCCGAAGCATATTTGTCGAGGATCCTTTTGGACCGGTTTTCCAGGGGTAGAAAGAAATCGATCAGGGTCGAACTCGAATGGGTTTGGATAGGTATCTGGATCGTGCGTCATATTCCTGTGGAAGggaacctatcagtacaaaGAACAAAGAAACGACAGAGAGAACGAAATTTCACCATAGGTTTACGATGATAAGGGAGCCTTTTGGGATAAATTGGCCGGCGATGATACCGTCTTCTGTAGCGCGATGAGGGACACCTGGATCCGATGGTCACTCCACACCAGGACTAAAGACTAAAACAAACTTCGTTACCTGTTGGTGCTATGCTATGCCATCGGAATGCTTCCGTGACCACTGCGTTTACATATGGCAAACGTTCTCGATCTCTGAATCCAGGTAATCTGTCGTTTCCAACGACGGCGTCAATTTCTGCCTGAGCCTTTCGTTGAACGTCTACATATGTGAATAAAAAAATCGTTATTTGTGTGGAACCAATATGAAACTAACCAGGGTGGCGAATCATCGCTAGGAAGAAAGCATGCTGAGTAGAAACTGTGGTATCAGCGCCCCCTAGCGTCGGTTCCCAAGCTCTTATCTGAATCTTTGGATTGAAGTCGCGAATTTACGAACCTGCATATAACGATGCAGCTGTATGCTTCAAAACGAAGATGTCTTCTTCTGATAACTTGTCCTCGTTCTCCAAAGCCGTTGTTAGCAAAGAGCTCGGTGCTTTTCCTTGGCGCTGTGAAGAAAGACGTATTTAAAACATCATCATAAGAATAGGATTTGGAAGTAGTGGAGTCACCATCAGATCTCTAGCATGGGCATAAGGCACCTCCACCATGTCATTGAATGACTGGGCCCATTTCGCGGCAAGAGTATGGAATCCCCCTCCAGGGAAACTTGCAGGTATGTGTCGTAATGAAGGAAAGACGTCGACGAGGAATGCTCCTAAACACCGTATAAGAACAGAAAACAATGCAATTGGCGAGGAACAAAAGTAGAACCTGGAGCAGTCGCAGCACTGAAGTGATCATTTGCATATTCGATCAACTCCACGAACGGGTCGTTCTCCTCCAGAACTTCGATACCGTAAGCGATCTTCATGATAATAGCCCCAGCTGTTCTAGATCAGGGAAAAAAACATGAATTACATGGTTAACAAGGGAGAGAGATGACGGACTTGCGAAGGTGTTGAGGTAGCCCGTCTGGATTTTTGGCAACTCTTTGCAAAAATTTGTGtgtttctgcttcttcaagAGCATTGTATTTTGAGGTTGCCTTTGGGGTACCGATAATGCGAGAGAAGTGTCTTCTGTATGCCCTGAAGCGGTCACCGTAGGGCATGAGGGCAAGGGCTCTCGAATATCCGACGAGCTCGCCTCCCATCTCGAGTCGAGGGCGGTCAGAATAGAGGGTGCCCTTTTTGTCGAGTTCAGCCATGATGTCGGCAGAGTTGATTATGATCATAGGCTGCCCCAGCAGAGTGACGGAACAGATACCACCTACGGGGCATTGAGAACGCTAAGATTCGAAAGGATGAAAGCGGGAAACGTACCGTACTGCCTTCCCCATTCTGCAAATGTTTTCCACTCTTGGCCGTTTGGCATATCGAGGACATTCTACGGAAGTCAGGTGTGAGTGCGTTGATATAGCTATTGTGGACAACTCACTCCAATCAAGGGAAGTCCCTTGGGACCAGGGGGAAGACGATTTCGCGATGTAAAAAACATCAAGAGAAGGGCAAGAGTGAATGACAGTATGAAGAACAGCCAAGGACCATTGGCCATTACAAGACCGACGGAACTCGCAGAAGTCATCCGTCCGTCATCCATGCAGAAGCCACCGAAGGAACGGTGAACCAAAGATCTATATACGACCAATACAGTGGTCTGTAGGGGATGTGTCCATGTGAGAACTGAGCGTGCGACAAGTCAGACGAAGGCTCGCTTCGGGTGGTGGAGCGATTCCGGTTagcgttcaaacgttcaacgttcagcaATAGATGTGATTTTCCTTTTTAGTGGGTGTCGTTTATAAAAGTCGCATTCATGATTCTTGCGCCATGTAGGCGCTGGAGCTCTGTAACCAAGGCACGGAAAGTACGTTTATTTTCCGCGCAACCTGTATCGTCGCTCAGCGGCAACGTAGCtaatggatgacttcccgtaaggatgtgcaaataatctcctttcaaataaaagttttgatgtaaattggaaattgggaaattgtcgaattatttgcagatgcctcccgcaatgctggaaatttgcatgaagtgctcggatttatcacacgtgtggtagctcgccaagggcgtaagcgcggacaaacttccatatctgggctggaaatcatgtggactcacctcgcttaacgaaatattgcagcaaaaacagtttagaaaggggtcgctaggcctttctaaattcaagaatttagaacatgccctgatgttcagattctggtatttgttgccaggtatcactcgcttaacatatcgccgatgattttcagcgttatttgcaacgatatttacaaataatccttacgggaagtcatccaatcGTATGCATTGTTGTCGTCGTCCATAGGATGATGGATCCGTACATCGATGATAGGCTGCAAAGTGGTGAAGCTTAAGTTTTTTCAAGCCCCGATCAAGGGTCAATCTAGATCAGGATTTTCGGCCTTTTCGGCTCCTGGCTGGCACTAATTTTAGAGCAGTTTTCCCCCAACTCCTACCTACTGCGTTATGAACTTCAGTTAACTTGCTTCAGGTCACCAAAATGCGTCTATCGGCCGAAGAAGGTTGGCAATGTTTGTTTGGTGGCACGGACTGCCAGTGGTATACTCGGCGAGTcggctttttttttgcctacGCCTACACTGTGACGGACCCCACTCCCCACTACTGAGCCACTGTAGGGCCTATATTCCACGGTCAATCCGTAAGTGAAATGTCGCTCATCTGTCGATGCTGAACATGCACACAGTGGTCGACCGGGGAACCACATAGATAGGTAGCAACTCTAGAATTATTCGGTCGCCTCAAACCCATGTCTTCTCGAACCGACTCGAGCATTGGTATCTGGGAAGCTCACACCCATTTGAGCTCATTGCGCTATCTATCGCGTCTCGATGACGGCATGCCATCAGGACAACCCCAGAAAATAATCAATTCTGAGTTCCTTCCAACCATATAAAGCTTTCCACTCTCCGCTCTCACACCACCAAGAGGAGTTACCCTAACGATGTCAGTCGCTACACTTCAGGCCTTTGGAGAGCAGCTACCTCTCGACAACACAATCGGTGCGATGTTAATTGGCGTTATAACAAGTGCCGTCTTGTATGGTGTCTCATTGGGACAGACATTATACTATTTCAATCGTACGTTCCCCATCCTTCCTGCAACAAATACTTTCATCCGTTCCTCCAACTGTTGACTCACCCCTTTGAACTTTCATAGGATACCCTAAGGATCCTTGGTACCTAAAATGGCTGGTCGGTTGCTCGAAGTTCTTCCTCCAAACAGACTGTAAACGAAAGGGAAACCAATAGGTCGGCTCTACATTATTTTTCGATACCCTCCATCTTGCCTTGATCTCGCACTCTGGTAAGCCTAACGACTCGTTCTCAAATGACGAATACGGTATTGACCATCTCTATAGTGTATCACTACACGATCATAGAATACTAGTACGCGTGCCAGCTATTTCGAGACCCTGTCACCACTTACTGAGCTTGTTCCAGCAATCACCACGCTTTGGAAAATGTAGTTTGGTACGTCAAGCGCATACTACCTCTTATCCAAGTTTTCATGTTTACCCTACTCGTAGGTCCGTGCTGGTAAGGTTTATCGCTCGTTGACGCAACGCCTATCTGATTATCCCGTCAGGCGGAGCTAATCCCCAATGTGAGTTTGGTGGACAGCATAAGTTCGAGATCTGAGCTAAAGTCCTATCCTGTTTCAAGGGACTCACTGCAACGTTTGTGCAACTGTGAGTAAAACCGTCTGCATGGTAGCCATAATTTATCCCGTCTAATGCAATTTCAC encodes the following:
- a CDS encoding uncharacterized protein (MEROPS:MER0001733) is translated as MVYPAKQHTRNVFEKLVELLPANERSKPQIILVAGEVTPFRNDTDREIVFRQESNFYYLTGCTVPSSYFLAVYKTGTSFSQTPSMELFIPEVSQADLMWSVPPPSLEAAAETHDVTHIDHPHALPETIKTSIKAFPDALFHTLPRGSSLFPVLPSEYTDLVLSSENKDLAISDLYLLSALHQTRLIKDDEEIALIKRANQISSRAHETVMRVLGKAVKGKIEREAGAGVDRPLLPGEWLIEKEAEAEAIFVASCRREGVVHQAYLPIVAAANRASTLHYCCNDREFAWGPIAPNDHKNRNDFAHGGEKKLSPQVLLIDAGCEWNCYASDITRTMPVGNGGKFNPEAKAIYELVLEMQHHAFDIIRPGIHWDAVQLLCHRILVKGFQRLGIFKSDDTSSTDPTSATREHDEENILASGISSAFFPHGLGHSLGMDVHDVPSASKPTVNETIDKGVKLGHESFYTYLRLRLPLQKGMVVTVEPGIYFSPHLLAPVRDSKHINQDVLNKYENMGGVRIEDVVLITDNGYENLTTVRSDVDWVEGVCSGEL